A window of Vigna unguiculata cultivar IT97K-499-35 chromosome 4, ASM411807v1, whole genome shotgun sequence contains these coding sequences:
- the LOC114180689 gene encoding transmembrane protein 18-like, translating to MVKRFFNLYHFSFSELSYDWHPFGFTNFCFYPLFQEPWLMGFVGFHVVLLLVVIISRKKTNFQMFLFLLTLVGVYLAERLNRIMGKNWKSFSGQNYFDPSGLFMSVLWSGPLLIISMIILINTLFSLCYLIVRWKRAELRNRARAARNKQE from the exons ATGGTCAAAag ATTCTTCAatctttatcatttttctttttctgaacTCTCCTACGATTGGCACCCTTTTGGGTttactaatttttgtttttacccTTTGTTTCAGGAACCATGGCTAATGGGATTTGTTGGATTCCATGTTGTGTTGCTGCTTGTAGTTATCATCTCTAGAAAGAAGACGAACtttcaaatgtttttattcCTTTTGACAT TGGTTGGTGTATATCTTGCTGAGCGTCTGAACAGAATTATGGGTAAAAACTGGAAAAGCTTCTCTGGTCAGAACTACTTTGATCCCAGTGGGCTATTTATGTCAGTTCTTTGGTCAGGACCTCTTCTTATCATTTCTATGATAATCTTG ATCAATACACTCTTCTCCTTATGCTACTTGATTGTTAGGTGGAAAAGAGCTGAACTCAGAAATCGTGCGAGGGCTGCTCGTAACAAACAAGAGTAG
- the LOC114182623 gene encoding uncharacterized protein LOC114182623, which yields MMNILIFFCCLCLVISHYVGGIQDSLKEEMEFQTNPNLTDKTPIKIIYTEFKEIVDCIDIYKQPAFDHPLLKDHKLQMKPNFENLIEKIFANNSQIGSMFGLDKEECPPGTVPIQRTKYDISEEKILNDHILLKDIPGVHVVEISMLQRLAPFYKVSGISSIYNPKVEKGQISMGHIWAENGPVESSNRITVGWHVLPKIYGDTRTHFYISWTSDNFKKTGCYNTICRGFVQVHAKIFPGEYFRQTSTYGGPTYEAYMAITQDPKTKNWWISLGNVSIGYYPATLFSNLGSASIVGWGGRTRANVGDLSPPMGSGHFPNGNKTHASYFRSPKIQDASRYVYEPDTYMIKVFSDNTNCYGFEGDFDKVQHERIFQFGGPGGKCGI from the exons ATGAtgaatatattgatatttttttgttgcttGTGTTTAGTGATTAGTCATTATGTTGGTGGTATTCAAGATAGCTTGAAGGAAGAGATGGAGTTTCAGACAAACCCAAACCTCACTGATAAAACTCCAATCAAGATTATTTAT acagaatttaaagaaattgtTGATTGTATTGATATTTACAAACAACCAGCCTTCGACCATCCTTTACTAAAAGACCATAAATTACag ATGAAacccaattttgaaaatttaattgaaaaaatatttgcgAATAATTCACAAATTGGATCCATGTTTGGGCTTGATAAAGAAGAATGTCCACCAGGAACAGTTCCTATACAAAGAACGAAATATGATATCtctgaagaaaaaatattaaatgatcaTATATTACTTAAAGATATCCCTGGTGTTCAT GTCGTAGAAATATCTATGCTACAAAGACTTGCTCCTTTTTATAAAGTTAGTGGAATAAGTAGCATTTATAATCCAAAAGTTGAGAAAGGTCAAATCTCTATGGGTCATATATGGGCTGAGAATGGACCTGTAGAATCTTCCAATAGAATAACTGTTGGATGGCAT GTACTTCCAAAAATATATGGTGATACAAGAACACATTTCTATATATCATGGACG TCAGATAATTTCAAGAAGACAGGATGCTACAATACCATATGTCGAGGTTTTGTTCAAGTTCATGCCAAGATTTTTCCTGGTGAATATTTTCGTCAAACGTCTACCTATGGTGGACCAACTTATGAGGCTTACATGGCTATCACTCAG GATCCAAAGACAAAAAATTGGTGGATAAGTTTAGGAAATGTGAGCATTGGATATTATCCAGCAACATTATTCTCGAACTTAGGGTCCGCATCCATTGTAGGGTGGGGTGGGAGAACGAGAGCCAATGTTGGTGATCTTAGTCCTCCAATGGGATCTGGGCATTTTCCTAATGGAAACAAGACTCATGCATCTTATTTTAGATCTCCCAAGATTCAAGATGCATCAAGATATGTTTATGAACCTGATACTTATATGATCAAAGTCTTCTCTGATAATACGAATTGTTATGGTTTTGAAGGAGATTTTGACAAGGTTCAACATGAACGTATCTTCCAGTTTGGAGGACCTGGAGGAAAATGtggaatttaa